The window TATAGTAAAAATGGCTATAAAAGAAGTAAAGGAAGAAGCCAAAGACTTTATTTTGAGCACACAATCAAAGGAACGCTATTCAGCGACAATTTTGGCGTTAGAAAGGCTTGGGGGCAAAGGCGAACTAAAACAAATCACCAAAGTTGCGAGTACGCTACTTGGAGAAGATGTTCCAGAACCTAGAATTTATGAAATATTAAACAGATTGCTGGATTATGGGTTCATAGAAAAACAAGCTGAAGAATACAGTTTGTTAAGGGATTTACCGAACAAAGTTGGNGTGGTAGAAGCCGCAAGCGAGNTGCTGAGCTCCCAGCACTAGAAGGGACAGGCTTGTCATTCACTTTATCAAATTCTTGAGGGCGCTTGGGCCTAGGGCTTGGGGCAATGCATCGTTTTGGTTTTAGGGTTGTTGAGGGCGTTTTCTCTGTTGTGAAGCGTTTGGTGAACGTGTTGGCGAGGTTTAATATGGTGAAGGAGGCGCTTATGCGTATTTGTATAATATTTTTGTGGCGTTGACGAGCTAGTGCCAGAAAAATACCTAGGAAGTGCGCACCAGAAAATCATGCAACACAGCACTAAAGAGAACACAGCACGACAAGAGGGAAAACCCCCTAGTTTTGTGTTCACATGATGAAGTACTCAACAAGCCTTGCCCTTTAGGATGGAGCGAAGATGGGTAAGGCCGACCCCCCTCCCCGCCATTTGGCGAGGGGTCCCCGAGGTTTGGGGGACGCCCCATTATGGGCGCCGCTCATTCCCCTGGCATTGCGGGGTCGGCCCATTCCCCACTGATTGAAGGGAAGCCAATTACCCCACCAACGCCAGGGCTTAGGCTTTACTCAGCCTTGAAAGGCGAGGGTCGTCGTTCATTTTATCACCAGGGCTCTCGTTTTAAGCCAAGCAGGTACGCAGCGGCATTAGTGGCTAAGTGAATTGGGGGAGTTAACAACACTGCTGCAATTATTATGGGGATGCTTATCGTAGTTGGATCAATTAGCCTAGTGACCAGTAATGCTGTCACTATGAAGTCCAACTGATCAAGAAATGGGGCTGGTGCACCCCTCGGTAAGCCTAGTCTCCGCTTTATGAATGCGCCAATTAGGTCCCCCACCAATGCCCAGAACGATAAGGAGAAGCAATCCAATAGGGTTGGGTAAATCATGGAATTGCCGCTGAACGATTCTATTATGGTCACGGTTAAGCCCCCTATCAGCGTTCCAGCCATGACTCCGAAAAGGAAGCCCTCAATGGTCTTGCCATCGCCCAGTATTCTCCTTCCATCCCAAAGGCATTTACCCATATCAATTGGCGTTCTCCTACTTATCAACTTAGAGGCGACCACTGGGGTGGCATTAGCTACATAGGCGGGCCAAATTATGATCAAGGCCTCCACAATGAGGCGGGGCAAATCCATAACTATCACGATCCTTTGCTATTGGATATCAATGACTTAACATATGAATCGCATTGAGCCTTATATGAGCAGTACCTACAATTAAGAGGCGACTCCCCGCGCACCCGGCGTGGGGTTAATGGGCAATTCCTGACATAATAAGTTGGGAAGCAATCGCTGCATATAACCGTGCTGCCCTTAATGTAGGCTACTTTAGCCGTATCCACCGTGGAGCCGCATATCGAGCACTTCACAGATGGCGAATTAGCGGCGGTTTAAAAACAAAACCCAACGCTCAAATTCATTGGATAAAAAGGGGATTAAGAAGAGGAATTGATTTTATTTATTGGGATGCGCCTTGAGGCAAGTAAGCCGGGTCCGAGAACTTCTCCTTTAGGCCCGACATGATGCCCCATGGATAGAACACGAGAAGCGATACTGCAACTGTTATTAATGTGGCTAAGTTGAAGGATATTATGTTTAATGCGCCATCGCTGCCTATATAAGTCATCACGAGCAGGAATGCTATGTATGCTATGTACCAAAGGGAATTAATGAAGTGCCTTAAATCCCTCATTGCTGTTCCCCGCACAATTGGAATTATTAATCCAAATATCGCGACGGCGCCCGTTAATAGGATAACCGCGTAGTACACCGTTATCCAGCCGCTCCAGAATATTATCAGCGACGCGGAGGCGAACGCTATTGGCGCTATTATGGAGCCGCCCGGTATCTTATACTTAGTAACTCCCTGCCTGCGCGACACTATCATGGCCACGGGATTCACGCTGAACCCCAGGTAACCGGCAACCACCGCATCCTCTATTAATCCATATATGCTGGGCACGGGTGCCGCTATGAATGCCAACACGGCTCCAACCAGCGCCGTTATGAGTAGGGCCCAGTACGGTATTGAGTACCTCTCGTGTATGTACTTCACTATGTTAGGCATTATCTGGGTCCTTCCCTGGGCGAAAAGCACTCTAGTGCCTCCCCCCAAGTATATGTAGCCCACCACGAATGGCCCTATTATGCCAACTATCACTGTTAAGATGAATAATAATTGCGCATTATAGTCATGGGCGATCGTTATGAATGGGTTACCCGGTATGTTGGCGACCGATGCCCAGGCGCCGGCACTCATGCCTAGCTTACTCCAATTTATGCCCGTGACGAAAACGAAGTCCAGCAATAAGTATATCAATAATTGGCCAATCACCACGAGAACAATCGCGAGGGGCAGTTTCCTATAGTTCCGGCTCTCCTCGGCGTAATCCGGCAATACCCTTATCCCTCCAAAGGCGAACATGGCGAAGGGTATGGCAAGGAATACCCCTGGGAAGCCGAAGGGCAGGAATCCATTATATGCAAATAGGTTTCTAGCGTCGAAGTAGGCCGCGGCTAAACCGATGGCTAGGGCTATGTAGAACACAAGCTTAACTGCGCCGAAGGACGCGGTTGAGCGGCCAAATGCCTTTACTCCATAATAATTGAACGGTATCATCAATATCATCAATAGAACCGCGACGACCGCGCCTATCAGCGTTGGTGCGCCGCTGCTGGTGACTAGGTTGGGGTAAAATACGGAGAGGCCATCCACTACTGCGAATGCCTCTATTGGAGGAATAAATATGTACCATATTAGGTCCGCCAAGGAGTTAATCATATTGGTGAACCAACCATGGGTATATAAGGCATATCTAGAGGGGCCGCCTGCCTCTGGATAAGTGGTGACTAACTCAGCGTAGGTTAATCCGATGAAGAAGTAGAATATGCCGCCCAATAACCATGCCAATACGCTGCCCGGCCCCGCTGATCCAGTCATTGCTGCGGTGCTAAATAATATTCCAGTGCCAACCGCCCCAGCTATCCCTATTATAACCAGCTCCGTGAATGAGAGCTCCTTCCTTAATTGGCGGCCCTCTGGTCTTACGTCATCTTGGCTCATAAATATGCTTTTCACATCTATTTTTAAGCATTATTCAAATATTTGATATACTTACAGTAACAAACATCAAATATAATTAATATAGTTGCTATTTAATTATTAAATTAATTAGAATTCATCCCTGACCCCGCCCCGGGATGATGTTTCCCGCTCCTTTATCAGCGTCCTCTTAGGATTAACCCAGTATGCCTTGAGCATACATGCTTCTTATGCTGCTTAATTCCCTAAACCTGGAGAGCCTGAATATATCTGCAAACGATCGTGGACGACCATATTCTATCGTTTCCGCTATCATTATTCCAAGCGCTGGAGATAGCTTGAAGCCGTGGCCGCTTAACCCAACGCAAGCTATCACGTTCCTTATCGGTTCGTCAAGTATGGGCATCCAGTCGGGCGTCACGTCATAGAGCCCGCCCCATCCATCCATGAATCCCATATTAAGGGCCCACTTAATCCTCCTAGCCGCGCTCTCCATATACTTAAGCGCCTCATCCATTCCAGGCCTATCCAATGGATTAAAGGAATCAGCATCATTCACAATGTTTAATCCAGGATCAAGGTCCCCCAACAATGCGCTGGAGCTGCCTTCAGGTCTTAAATAGAAGTTATTAATGGTGTCGAAAATTATGGGCATGCCCCTATCCGTCTTGACTCTAATCGTTTTCTCCGCTATTATGCTTATGGGAAGCTCCATTGGAAGCACCTTATTTGCCCAAACACCCACGGCCACTACATACTTATCCCCCCTTAATTCGCCGTGGCTGGATGTGATTATCCTTGGCTCATCATTCACAATCGAGAGATGCGCCTCATCGATGATAAATGAGGCGCCCAGTTCCTTGGCTCGGGCAGCGAATGCATTTGCAACCATGGTTGTATCGGCGTATCCAGCATCATTCTCCCACGCAATTAGCTCTCCCTCCCTTATCTCTGCATCTATTAATTCCTTGGCCTTCTCATGATCCATTAACTCAATATCAACACCTAATTCCCTCAGCATCTCCACATTTCTCTTCAGGTAATTATCGGCTATCACGAGGAGCCCCGTTCTCGTGAATGCATTGTCGCCGAACTCCTTATTGAATTCCTGGAAGAACCTCAAACTATAGAGGGCCATCTCGGCGACCTCCCTCACGCTATAGAATGCCCTCACTATGCCGGATGAGTAGGCGGTCATGCCTTGCCCAATGCCTCGCTTATCGATAACCGTTACCTTATAACCCCTCCTAGCCAAGTTATATGCTGCACTGCTTCCCGTGGAGCCTGCTCCTATTATTATGACATCGCTCCCCATAAAGCCCCCACGCGATTCCCACTTAATTAATTAACGCAAATATTGCGGCTCATCCAATTCATGATTTCCCTTAATACGCTGGGGATTTGAGGCCCCTCAAGCGATAGGCTAAGATAAGTGTTCCCCAATTAAGCTTTAAAATGCTTGTTTCAGCATCATTGATGTGTATCTATTCGACATTGCAGTGACCCTAATTGCAGTGCATTTCTTAGTGCCCATCACGTATTATGCAGTGGTGAGGGGTTGGCTGAGGAAGCCATGGCCTCAGGTGACCGGCATCGATCCGCCGACGGTATCCGTAATGATACCGACCTATAATGAGGCAAGCGTAATAGGGAAGAGACTGGAGAACATAGCTAAACAGGGGTATCCCCTGGATAAGCTGGAGGTGATTGTGATCGATTCAAGCAATGATGATACCGCCGACATAGCGACTAAGTGGGCTGAGAAGCTGGGGCTAAATCTGAAGCTGATCAGGGAGAGGGAGAGGAGGGGGAAGGCAATGGCATTAAATGCTGGATTAAGGCAGGCAAGCGGGGATATAATTGTTCTGGCTGATGCGGATGCCTTCTGGGGAGGAGGGGCGTTGCCGAACGCCGTCACATGGTTCTCCAATCAAGCCATTGGCGCTGTTTCATGCGTTAAGAAGCCCATTTCAGGAGGGGAAGAGGAGGAGACATATAGGGATCTCTATAATCTGCTTAGGATAGGGGAGAGCAAGAAGTACTCGACGCCCATTTTTCACGGCGAATTAGCGGCATTCAGGAGAAGCCTCCTGGATAAATTGGGGGGATTCCCAACGAATCTTGGCGCTGATGATAGTCACACCGCTACGAGGATAGTTGGGCTCGGCTTTAGATCCATTATCCCGGATAATGTTACATGCAGCGAAATAGTGCCTAATGAGGATTTCATCAATTGGAAAATAAGGCGGGCACAGCACTTGATACAGCACTTCATTGCAGCGATCAGGTTAAGGTATCCCAGGGAGTTTCTGCCAATACTGTCCGCTGAGT of the Thermocladium sp. ECH_B genome contains:
- a CDS encoding amino acid transporter yields the protein MSQDDVRPEGRQLRKELSFTELVIIGIAGAVGTGILFSTAAMTGSAGPGSVLAWLLGGIFYFFIGLTYAELVTTYPEAGGPSRYALYTHGWFTNMINSLADLIWYIFIPPIEAFAVVDGLSVFYPNLVTSSGAPTLIGAVVAVLLMILMIPFNYYGVKAFGRSTASFGAVKLVFYIALAIGLAAAYFDARNLFAYNGFLPFGFPGVFLAIPFAMFAFGGIRVLPDYAEESRNYRKLPLAIVLVVIGQLLIYLLLDFVFVTGINWSKLGMSAGAWASVANIPGNPFITIAHDYNAQLLFILTVIVGIIGPFVVGYIYLGGGTRVLFAQGRTQIMPNIVKYIHERYSIPYWALLITALVGAVLAFIAAPVPSIYGLIEDAVVAGYLGFSVNPVAMIVSRRQGVTKYKIPGGSIIAPIAFASASLIIFWSGWITVYYAVILLTGAVAIFGLIIPIVRGTAMRDLRHFINSLWYIAYIAFLLVMTYIGSDGALNIISFNLATLITVAVSLLVFYPWGIMSGLKEKFSDPAYLPQGASQ
- a CDS encoding glycosyl transferase translates to MYLFDIAVTLIAVHFLVPITYYAVVRGWLRKPWPQVTGIDPPTVSVMIPTYNEASVIGKRLENIAKQGYPLDKLEVIVIDSSNDDTADIATKWAEKLGLNLKLIRERERRGKAMALNAGLRQASGDIIVLADADAFWGGGALPNAVTWFSNQAIGAVSCVKKPISGGEEEETYRDLYNLLRIGESKKYSTPIFHGELAAFRRSLLDKLGGFPTNLGADDSHTATRIVGLGFRSIIPDNVTCSEIVPNEDFINWKIRRAQHLIQHFIAAIRLRYPREFLPILSAEFYLHVINPWMLALGIALLVASHGLPAIAILAIGVAAIAWGPYRTWMLQQVYLLAASLRNTYTKELIWSKQEKHGVETSGYS